The Romeriopsis navalis LEGE 11480 genome includes the window ATCATTACCCGATCGCCCAAAGGCTACATTGTCTGGCGCTGGGAGCCGGAAGCCATATTAATTACCAATCAAGCGAGCAAATCCCAGGCGACCCAAGGATTTTGTAAGGTCTTGCAACTCAAAACCAAAGTCCCCACCTGTGAGATTCAGGTACCGGACTTAGACAAACCACTCACGGCCATCCGGGTCAGCGGCCAATATTACGCCTTACTCAAAGGCGTTGCGGATCATCAAGCGGCGGTCCAACTCGGTACGCGCATGAGTAAATGGGGCGATCGCATTCTCGTCACCCCGAAGCGCAAAGGCTATTCCCTCTGGATTCATGAAGCAGAAGCCCAGTTGATTACGACAAGCGGAGCCACTTAACCAAAAAAAATACGTGGAAGAACGCATCTCCCACGCATTGGCAATCAGTGTTTAGTCAAGCAAACTGCGGGTGAAAACCGTCGGGTGATACCGCGGCTTAAACCGAAATTTCGCTAAACGATCGTGACATGTGATCGAAGGGTTGATCGACGATGAAGGTCGGGATACCCGCTTCCGCCACCCGCTCACGGATCACGTCCTTCATAATTTGGATACCGCGCACGGTAGGGCCGATGGGCACACCGAGGGAGTTATAAACCTCGCGCAAGCCGTCGAGCACACGCTCATCCAACACGTCGCTATCAGCGGCGATCATGGCGTAGGTGGCATAGCGCAGATAATAGTCCATATCGCGCAAACAGGCGGCATAGCGCCGGGTCGTATAGGCATAGCCACCCGGACGAATCAATTCTGGGTTCTCATCAAATAACGCGAGTCCGGCCTGACGGACGATCGCGGCCGCATCTGAGTTGATGATTCGGACAGCTTGAACTCGGGCATTACCAGTGCGGAAATACGCCTTCAGATCATCGATCGCATTACGATCGAGGTAGCGCCCCGTTAAGTCGTAATTCTTAATTAGGCTTGTCACCGCATCACGCATGACTAATCTCTCCCAAGGTTCCCTGTAAAGACTTGTTTACAAAGGGCTGAGTCTACCCGTCCTGCGCGGCCCTATAGCAAGTACTGGATGCATAGGAAAACGCCGGGTTCTCAATCCCACACAGCATTTAGGCACAGTTTATCATGCGGCTTTCGCGAAATCGCCAAGGAGATGGAGTTTACTGAGAAGTGTTTACCAAGCTTAACAATTGGGCGAGAATTGCGTTTTTTGTGTAGCGGGGAATTGGGGATCGATCGTTCAATCTTGCTCGCGATGAAAGCGGTGGGCGATTTGCGATCGATTTAGAGGTGAAGACGGGGAATACAATCGCCCATCGAGGCTTGGTAGAATATCGGTACTGTCACAGCCCTTGGATGGGGAAGATTTATGGTTCAGGCTCCATCTCCAGAAGTTGCTGAGTCGCTGATTTCGTTGGATGCGTTTTTGGCATTGCCGGAGACGAAGCCTGCGAGTGAGTTTGTTGATGGCAGGATTATTCAAAAGGCTATGCCCCAAGGAAAACATAGTGCGCTAGTGCCGCTGATTAATGGGGCATTACGAGGGCAGCAGATCGCACGGGCATTTTCGGAGTTGCGCTGTACGTTTGGTGGACGCTCGATCGTGCCGGATGTCAGTGTGTTTGTCTGGGAGCGGATTGCTTATGATGCGGCGGGGGATATTGCGAATGCGTTTCTGCTAGCGCCGGATTGGACGATTGAGATTCTTTCACCGGACAAACGGCAGCTTGAGATGTTAGATGGGGGCGTGGTGAAGAATATTGTGTTTTGTCTGGAGCATGGGTCGCAGATGGGGTGGTTGATTGACCCGGATGACAGGACGGTGTTTGTGTATTATCCCGATCGGACAATGGTGGGGCTGGATGCGATCGATGCCGTTTTGCCGGTACCGGAGTTTGCGCAGGATTTGACGATGACGGTGGGGCATCTGTTCGAGTGTTTGGCGAAGTGAGTGAACTATTTCGGTTAACTATCTCGCAACCAGTAAAGTTTCCATTCCGAGCAGCCAGAAAAATCACACTTCAAGCAGTAACAGCAGCAAAGCAGGCCATATGTGA containing:
- the apcB gene encoding allophycocyanin subunit beta gives rise to the protein MRDAVTSLIKNYDLTGRYLDRNAIDDLKAYFRTGNARVQAVRIINSDAAAIVRQAGLALFDENPELIRPGGYAYTTRRYAACLRDMDYYLRYATYAMIAADSDVLDERVLDGLREVYNSLGVPIGPTVRGIQIMKDVIRERVAEAGIPTFIVDQPFDHMSRSFSEISV
- a CDS encoding Uma2 family endonuclease, yielding MVQAPSPEVAESLISLDAFLALPETKPASEFVDGRIIQKAMPQGKHSALVPLINGALRGQQIARAFSELRCTFGGRSIVPDVSVFVWERIAYDAAGDIANAFLLAPDWTIEILSPDKRQLEMLDGGVVKNIVFCLEHGSQMGWLIDPDDRTVFVYYPDRTMVGLDAIDAVLPVPEFAQDLTMTVGHLFECLAK